In the genome of Acidobacteriota bacterium, one region contains:
- a CDS encoding OmpA family protein: protein MERKFSRIAAIIFTTSVLIGVVGCAKPKVQLQVSRDRLQQGEDVRVSWTSKDAKQVQLNGQTVEKTGVQVFTPNNTTTYMAVAKRGNKEARDSKVVAVTARPAKPSIRISADQEAIVRGQSTTLRWTSNNADRVTISDLGTVPSSGSRVVSPSQSTTYDASATGPGGTDNASARVTVTEETPPGDRPRTNTTAPNPTIAALFNQWVQAVYFDLDKADLLPQSKDKLRRAAEWLTQGPNRSIVFRIEGNCDPRGTEEYNIGLGERRAQTAKEFLTSLGVEASRIQTVSYGKERAAGSSEGSPETRPSWGHDRRDDFIYVSGGTPRNP from the coding sequence ATGGAGAGAAAGTTTTCGCGAATAGCTGCGATCATCTTTACTACTTCTGTTCTGATTGGCGTAGTGGGATGCGCAAAGCCGAAAGTTCAGTTACAGGTCTCGCGCGACCGCCTTCAGCAAGGCGAGGACGTCCGCGTGAGCTGGACCTCGAAGGATGCGAAACAGGTTCAACTCAACGGACAAACGGTAGAAAAGACCGGGGTGCAAGTCTTCACGCCCAATAACACGACAACCTACATGGCAGTGGCGAAGCGCGGCAACAAAGAAGCGCGAGACAGCAAGGTTGTCGCCGTTACGGCGCGACCTGCTAAACCGAGCATTCGCATATCAGCAGACCAGGAAGCCATTGTGCGAGGACAGAGCACAACGCTTCGATGGACTTCCAACAACGCAGATCGAGTAACGATCAGCGACCTCGGAACCGTACCGAGTTCTGGATCACGCGTTGTCAGTCCTTCGCAATCCACGACCTACGATGCGAGCGCGACAGGCCCTGGTGGAACCGACAACGCTTCCGCTCGCGTGACGGTGACCGAAGAAACTCCCCCGGGGGATAGGCCGAGAACCAACACCACCGCCCCCAACCCAACGATCGCCGCGCTGTTCAATCAATGGGTTCAGGCGGTCTATTTTGATTTGGACAAAGCCGATTTACTTCCGCAGTCCAAGGACAAATTGCGCCGCGCGGCAGAGTGGCTGACGCAGGGTCCAAACCGATCCATCGTGTTTCGCATTGAAGGAAACTGCGACCCGCGCGGTACCGAAGAATACAACATCGGCCTGGGCGAGCGGCGCGCGCAGACAGCGAAGGAGTTTTTGACTTCGCTGGGAGTCGAAGCATCGAGAATTCAAACGGTCAGCTACGGCAAGGAGCGCGCGGCAGGCTCGAGCGAAGGATCGCCGGAGACTCGGCCTTCGTGGGGACACGATCGCCGCGATGACTTCATCTACGTGAGCGGCGGAACGCCACGCAATCCGTAG